Proteins encoded by one window of Salmonirosea aquatica:
- a CDS encoding T9SS type B sorting domain-containing protein — protein sequence MRQPLPCLLVLCLMAAGTQDVSASHVRAGEITAKRISNTSLTYEITFTAYYDVENGKGAADGQNNVSFYIGDVGPIQVNRKVPYPNIGNGTTRNEYTFTYTFPAPGRFTISTSIINRNANICNLGGGDSGQIDFFVRTTLIINSSLGLNRTPVLLNPPIDLAAVGQRYIHNPGAYDADGDSLAYRLVVPQRSLSAGKGTDLGVYVPPNRQTSFGPPIGATEDGATPSTFTLDSLTGDLVWDAPTKPCFYNVAFVVEEWRNGVLIGEIVRDMQIIVIESPNDRPRLDPLPDLCVEAGTLIQQTITANDKNGDRLTLTSNSGVYLSDLVPAQNAQFSVVMQNDLGQIKGTFRWQTGCDHIRLEPYDVLVKVEDAAGPNFPNPSLFRKLVDIKTFKIRVYGPKPQNLRAEPVADATARAFRLTWSAYQCQIPGAQIAIYRKVGCSDFQAGVCQPGLSPALGYEEVARVGVGETFFVDDNGGQGLQRGISYSYRLVALFPRQGTLADDPGRLNGGGSSLPSAEFCSDLPQLAPLITHVTVDSTSQTRGVITVRWTRPAVAVPGADAGPSQYRLFRATGLDGTDFTQIATLDTRLQAGVPDTLFVDKNLNTTQNAYRYRVDYYYPNQGTLTKLEETEPASSVRLEQVQGTSAQVRLAWMANVPWDNTNRLHRIYREDRSQPGTFNRIAEVQVQGFETFEYTDDGTDRFVADGTHTITLSPDSTYCYRVETVGSYNNTRVRPALLYNFSQTLCVSPTDTTRPCPPVLALDIPDCATLSPDAFCGQSDYTNTLSWKSSESSATGAACGRGVVAYKIYFARYRDEEPTYLASVLPPPIPLATDYTHTGLSSFAGCYYVTAVNRFGQESTPSNLACRDNCPQFALPNVFTPNLDGKNDEFAPLNCPTFVEEVQFVAFNRWGTKVFETTDATLKWNGKNSAGQDLPSGQYFYQASVQFQSVERDRVPLQYKGWVQLVR from the coding sequence ATGCGACAGCCACTACCGTGTCTCCTCGTGCTGTGTCTAATGGCAGCAGGTACCCAAGACGTTTCGGCTTCCCACGTCCGGGCGGGCGAAATCACCGCCAAGCGAATCTCAAATACCTCGCTGACTTATGAAATCACCTTTACGGCTTACTACGACGTAGAAAACGGAAAAGGAGCGGCGGACGGGCAGAACAATGTCAGTTTTTATATCGGCGATGTAGGCCCCATCCAAGTCAACCGGAAAGTACCCTATCCCAACATTGGCAACGGCACTACCCGAAACGAGTACACCTTTACTTATACGTTTCCGGCTCCGGGACGATTCACAATCTCGACCTCGATAATAAACCGAAATGCCAACATTTGTAATCTTGGTGGTGGAGACTCCGGGCAAATAGATTTTTTTGTCCGTACTACCCTTATCATCAATTCTTCCCTAGGTCTTAATCGCACTCCAGTGCTCTTGAACCCGCCGATCGACCTGGCCGCCGTGGGCCAGCGCTACATTCATAATCCCGGAGCTTACGATGCCGATGGAGACAGCCTGGCTTATCGGCTGGTGGTTCCTCAGCGTAGCCTGTCGGCAGGAAAGGGAACTGACCTCGGCGTGTATGTACCACCCAACCGGCAAACGTCGTTTGGTCCACCCATCGGCGCCACTGAAGATGGCGCCACGCCTTCGACCTTTACGCTCGATTCGCTCACGGGTGATCTGGTGTGGGATGCGCCGACTAAGCCGTGTTTTTACAATGTCGCATTTGTGGTGGAAGAGTGGCGCAATGGTGTACTGATCGGGGAAATCGTGCGCGATATGCAGATCATCGTGATCGAAAGCCCCAACGACCGCCCCAGACTCGATCCGCTACCCGACCTGTGCGTGGAAGCAGGTACCCTCATTCAGCAAACCATTACGGCCAATGACAAAAACGGCGACCGCCTTACGCTGACTTCCAACAGCGGGGTGTATCTCAGCGACCTGGTACCAGCTCAGAACGCCCAGTTCAGTGTCGTAATGCAAAACGATTTGGGTCAAATAAAGGGTACCTTCCGCTGGCAAACCGGCTGCGATCATATTCGCCTGGAACCTTACGATGTGCTGGTCAAAGTAGAGGATGCGGCCGGGCCTAATTTCCCTAACCCCTCGCTTTTCCGGAAACTGGTGGACATCAAAACGTTCAAAATACGGGTGTATGGTCCCAAACCTCAAAACCTGCGAGCCGAACCCGTGGCGGATGCGACCGCGCGGGCCTTCCGGCTTACATGGAGTGCGTATCAATGTCAGATACCGGGCGCGCAGATCGCCATTTACCGTAAAGTAGGTTGCTCTGATTTCCAGGCCGGGGTTTGCCAGCCGGGTCTGTCGCCAGCCTTGGGTTACGAAGAGGTAGCGCGCGTGGGAGTAGGTGAAACGTTTTTTGTGGACGACAACGGCGGTCAGGGTTTACAACGGGGAATCAGCTATAGCTACCGTCTGGTGGCACTTTTTCCACGCCAGGGTACCCTGGCCGATGATCCCGGTCGCCTGAATGGAGGTGGTAGTAGTCTGCCCTCAGCTGAATTTTGCTCCGACCTACCCCAACTAGCACCCCTCATCACCCATGTCACGGTCGATTCGACCAGCCAGACGCGCGGCGTCATAACGGTGCGCTGGACCCGCCCGGCCGTCGCCGTTCCCGGAGCCGATGCCGGACCTTCGCAGTATCGGCTCTTTCGGGCCACGGGATTGGATGGTACTGATTTTACGCAGATAGCTACCCTTGATACCCGCTTGCAAGCGGGGGTACCTGACACGCTTTTTGTCGATAAAAACCTGAATACCACGCAAAATGCCTACCGCTATCGCGTAGATTATTATTACCCCAATCAAGGTACCTTAACAAAGCTCGAAGAAACAGAACCTGCCAGTAGTGTACGCCTGGAACAGGTGCAGGGTACCAGCGCTCAGGTACGCTTGGCCTGGATGGCGAATGTACCCTGGGATAACACCAACCGCCTGCATCGTATTTATCGGGAAGACCGCAGCCAGCCGGGCACCTTCAATCGGATTGCGGAAGTGCAAGTGCAGGGTTTCGAAACATTTGAATATACGGACGATGGTACCGACCGCTTCGTGGCCGACGGTACCCATACCATCACGTTATCGCCAGACTCGACCTACTGCTATCGCGTAGAAACCGTGGGTTCTTATAACAATACCCGCGTTAGGCCCGCGCTTTTGTACAATTTCTCCCAAACCCTATGCGTCAGTCCCACCGATACCACCCGGCCCTGTCCACCCGTTTTGGCACTGGATATTCCCGACTGCGCTACCTTATCCCCAGATGCCTTTTGCGGACAGTCTGATTATACCAACACACTTAGCTGGAAATCATCTGAAAGTTCTGCCACGGGCGCGGCCTGTGGACGTGGCGTTGTGGCCTATAAAATCTACTTCGCTCGCTACCGCGACGAAGAGCCGACGTACCTGGCTTCCGTGCTACCTCCGCCTATCCCCTTGGCAACGGACTACACCCATACGGGGCTGAGTTCCTTTGCGGGATGCTACTACGTCACGGCGGTGAATCGCTTTGGCCAGGAAAGCACCCCCAGTAATCTGGCATGCCGGGACAATTGCCCGCAATTTGCTCTTCCTAATGTATTTACCCCGAACCTCGACGGAAAAAATGACGAATTCGCTCCGTTGAACTGCCCTACCTTCGTGGAGGAGGTTCAGTTCGTAGCTTTCAACCGCTGGGGTACGAAGGTGTTCGAAACAACGGATGCGACTTTGAAATGGAATGGAAAAAATTCTGCCGGGCAGGATTTACCCTCAGGGCAGTATTTTTATCAGGCTTCGGTGCAGTTCCAGTCCGTGGAACGCGACAGGGTACCCTTGCAGTATAAAGGGTGGGTGCAGTTGGTACGGTAG
- a CDS encoding DUF721 domain-containing protein produces MAQYYKFDKERAARKPGVTPLKEAIERMFSAHHMKKGFEESYVSAHWEKIMGLPISSRTQKVYVKDRVLFLQIESAPLRNELVHAKKKIIELINREMKGDLIEEVVFI; encoded by the coding sequence ATGGCTCAATACTACAAATTCGATAAAGAGCGGGCCGCCCGCAAGCCCGGCGTTACGCCCTTGAAAGAGGCTATTGAGCGCATGTTCAGTGCGCATCACATGAAAAAGGGTTTTGAGGAAAGCTACGTGAGTGCCCACTGGGAGAAAATCATGGGCCTGCCCATATCTTCACGTACCCAGAAAGTGTATGTGAAAGACCGGGTATTATTTTTACAGATTGAATCGGCTCCCCTGCGCAATGAACTCGTTCACGCCAAGAAAAAGATCATCGAACTCATCAACCGTGAAATGAAGGGTGATTTAATTGAGGAGGTGGTTTTTATTTAG
- a CDS encoding SDR family oxidoreductase has translation MSTYFNQKVVWITGASSGIGEALALELAKAGATLVLSARRVEELERVKQSTSLPAERVMVLPLDVTKFELAAEKAAEIITRFGRIDVMVHNAGVSQRSYVRDTSLDVYQRIMDVDFFSTVALTKAVLPYMISQQNGHFIVISSVAGKVGTPMRSGYNAAKHALHGFYDSLRAEVFDDNIRVTVVCPGYIKTNVSLNALDSQGDKYGQMDANQAKGMPADVCARKILHAAAQDQKEAFIGGLTEMAAVYLRRLWPSFLFKMVRKNTPQ, from the coding sequence TTGAGCACCTACTTCAATCAAAAAGTCGTCTGGATCACCGGCGCTTCCTCAGGCATTGGCGAAGCCCTCGCCCTTGAACTTGCCAAAGCGGGCGCTACCCTGGTACTGAGCGCCCGTCGCGTCGAAGAACTCGAACGTGTGAAGCAAAGTACCAGTCTCCCAGCCGAACGCGTCATGGTTCTTCCACTGGACGTGACGAAATTTGAGTTAGCGGCCGAAAAAGCGGCCGAAATCATAACCCGCTTCGGCCGTATCGACGTCATGGTACACAATGCCGGCGTAAGTCAGCGTTCGTATGTGCGTGATACCTCCCTGGACGTTTACCAGCGGATCATGGATGTTGATTTTTTTAGTACCGTGGCCCTTACGAAGGCCGTGCTGCCTTACATGATCTCGCAACAAAACGGGCATTTCATCGTCATCAGCAGTGTGGCGGGTAAGGTAGGTACCCCCATGCGTTCAGGATATAATGCGGCCAAACACGCCTTGCACGGGTTCTACGATTCACTGCGGGCCGAGGTATTTGATGATAACATACGCGTGACCGTAGTGTGTCCGGGGTACATCAAGACCAACGTATCGCTGAATGCCCTGGATAGCCAGGGTGACAAGTACGGGCAAATGGATGCCAATCAGGCAAAAGGAATGCCCGCCGATGTCTGCGCCCGGAAAATCCTGCATGCCGCCGCCCAGGATCAAAAGGAGGCTTTCATTGGCGGGCTTACCGAAATGGCCGCTGTATACCTGAGAAGGTTATGGCCTTCCTTTTTGTTTAAAATGGTACGCAAAAACACCCCTCAATAA
- a CDS encoding O-acetylhomoserine aminocarboxypropyltransferase/cysteine synthase family protein: MSQDPQRFETLQLHAGQEPDPTTKSRAVPIYQTTSYTFNDSEHGANLFALKEFGNIYTRIMNPTTDVFEKRMAALEGGVAALATASGHAAQFLAINNITSVGDNFVTTSFLYGGSYNQFKNSFKNIGVEARFADGDDVSSFEKLIDDKTKAIYLETIGNPSYSVPDFEAFAELAKKHDLPIIVDNTFGAGGAICQPLKWGAHIVVESATKWIGGHGTTMGGVIVDSGKFDWGNGKYPQFTEPSPSYHGLVMNDVFGMNGPFGNIQFIIRARVEGLRDWGPSQSPFNSFLLLQGLETLSLRVERACENALALAQWLEGHADVESVNYSGLASSKYHAIAAKYLTRGSGAVLSFKLKAGKEAADHFVNSLKMISHLANVGDSKTLIIHPASTTHSQLSAADQLTAGVAPGELRVSVGIEHIEDIKADLEQAFAQISVPA, encoded by the coding sequence ATGTCACAAGATCCCCAACGTTTCGAAACTCTCCAACTGCACGCCGGCCAGGAGCCAGACCCCACGACCAAATCGCGGGCGGTACCCATTTACCAAACGACCTCTTACACGTTCAATGATTCCGAGCATGGTGCTAACCTGTTCGCTTTGAAAGAGTTCGGGAATATCTATACCCGTATTATGAATCCTACCACCGACGTGTTCGAGAAGCGCATGGCAGCCCTGGAAGGCGGCGTAGCGGCGCTGGCCACGGCGTCGGGCCATGCCGCGCAGTTTTTGGCCATCAACAACATTACATCGGTCGGTGATAATTTCGTTACGACTTCCTTCCTGTACGGCGGTAGCTACAACCAGTTCAAGAATTCGTTCAAGAACATTGGCGTGGAAGCTCGCTTCGCGGATGGCGACGACGTATCGAGTTTCGAAAAACTGATCGACGACAAAACCAAGGCGATCTACCTCGAAACCATCGGCAATCCGAGTTATAGTGTCCCTGATTTCGAGGCGTTTGCCGAACTAGCCAAAAAGCATGATCTGCCCATCATCGTGGACAATACTTTCGGCGCGGGTGGGGCGATCTGCCAGCCGCTCAAATGGGGTGCTCATATCGTTGTCGAGTCGGCTACCAAGTGGATTGGCGGTCATGGTACCACAATGGGGGGCGTCATTGTGGATTCCGGCAAATTCGACTGGGGTAACGGCAAGTACCCCCAGTTCACCGAGCCATCGCCCAGCTACCACGGCCTGGTGATGAACGATGTGTTTGGCATGAACGGACCGTTTGGTAACATTCAGTTTATCATTCGGGCACGGGTGGAAGGTCTGCGCGACTGGGGCCCAAGCCAGAGTCCATTCAATTCGTTCCTGCTGCTACAAGGCCTCGAAACCCTATCGCTTCGGGTAGAGCGGGCCTGTGAAAATGCCCTGGCCCTGGCCCAATGGCTGGAAGGCCATGCCGATGTGGAATCTGTAAATTATTCCGGCCTGGCGTCCAGCAAGTACCATGCGATAGCAGCCAAGTACCTCACACGGGGTTCAGGAGCGGTGCTTTCTTTTAAGTTGAAAGCCGGTAAGGAGGCAGCCGACCATTTTGTAAATTCATTGAAGATGATCAGCCACCTGGCCAATGTGGGCGACTCCAAAACCCTGATCATTCATCCCGCCAGTACCACGCACTCGCAACTTTCCGCCGCCGACCAGCTCACCGCGGGTGTTGCGCCCGGCGAGCTGCGTGTATCGGTAGGGATCGAACACATCGAGGATATTAAGGCCGATCTGGAGCAAGCCTTTGCCCAGATTTCAGTACCCGCCTGA
- a CDS encoding ion channel, with protein sequence MAKKIPSRSKSSMLTQEENRKDLGFGTKITSERVRLINKDGTFNVRRVGDSFLNSVNWYHRLIILGWRKFFGIIFLFYFLLNIVFACLYLFIGIEYLEGISNEHQQPAFWEAFFFSAQTLTTVGYGRISPTGFWANSVAGLEALIGLLLIALATGLFYGRFSRSVPRIRFSKNIVVAPYLDINGLMFRIIHERDNELIDLDVEMTLSCLDTLPSGAKIRKYYPLDLERDHVNFFPLNWTLVHPITEDSPLANATEKSLADADAEFLIMIRAIDETFMQQVHVRFSYHYEELLWGAKFEPMFDTSVQGDIAVRVSDIDRYQPASLNT encoded by the coding sequence ATGGCAAAAAAAATACCTTCCCGTTCCAAGAGTTCCATGCTGACCCAGGAAGAAAACCGCAAGGATCTTGGATTTGGCACCAAAATAACTAGTGAACGGGTCCGGCTGATCAATAAAGACGGCACTTTTAATGTAAGACGGGTAGGCGACTCGTTCTTGAATAGTGTCAACTGGTACCATCGGTTGATCATTCTGGGCTGGAGAAAGTTTTTCGGTATTATTTTCCTCTTTTATTTCCTACTCAATATTGTCTTTGCCTGTCTTTATCTGTTCATTGGGATTGAATACCTGGAAGGTATCAGTAACGAGCACCAGCAACCTGCCTTTTGGGAAGCTTTCTTCTTCAGTGCCCAAACCCTGACGACCGTAGGGTACGGTCGCATAAGTCCTACGGGCTTTTGGGCCAATAGTGTGGCGGGGCTAGAGGCCTTGATTGGTTTGTTGCTCATAGCGCTGGCTACGGGCTTGTTCTACGGGCGTTTTTCCCGCTCGGTACCCCGCATCCGATTCAGTAAAAATATTGTCGTGGCGCCCTACCTGGACATCAACGGCCTGATGTTCCGCATTATCCACGAACGGGACAACGAATTGATCGACCTGGATGTGGAAATGACGCTTTCGTGCCTCGATACCCTGCCGAGTGGCGCTAAAATCCGCAAATACTACCCCTTGGATCTGGAGCGTGATCACGTGAATTTTTTTCCGCTCAACTGGACCCTGGTCCATCCCATTACCGAAGACAGCCCACTGGCTAACGCAACGGAGAAAAGCCTGGCTGATGCCGACGCCGAATTTCTAATCATGATCCGGGCCATCGACGAAACCTTCATGCAGCAGGTCCACGTCCGGTTTTCGTACCATTATGAAGAGCTGCTCTGGGGAGCTAAGTTTGAACCCATGTTCGATACGAGCGTGCAAGGCGATATTGCCGTGCGGGTTTCGGACATTGACCGCTACCAACCTGCTTCTTTAAACACCTGA
- a CDS encoding homoserine O-acetyltransferase family protein, producing the protein MQPEKKTFKYPYTFTLESGRELPGFELAYTTCGTRSANDDNIVWVCHALTGSANAAEWWDGLVGANTHFDPSRHFIVCANVLGSAYGSTGPLSINPLTQQPYYHDFPTLTVRDVVAALDLLRQELEIERISVCLGGSLGGQQSLEWAIQEPDLFDELILIASNAVHSSWGIAFNESQRMAIQADASWTQASPEAGMLGMSAARSIALLSYRNYDTYNFTQARDNPDQIDEFRASSYQRYQGEKFMKRFNAFSYWVLSKVMDSHNVGRNRGGIVNALGMVKARTLVLGIKSDMLFPTVEQQFQARHIPDAEYQEIDSLYGHDGFLIEYKQLTQVIRAWQENKGTLEMA; encoded by the coding sequence ATGCAACCTGAGAAAAAGACCTTTAAATATCCTTATACCTTTACGCTCGAATCGGGCCGCGAACTGCCCGGCTTTGAATTGGCCTACACTACCTGTGGCACTCGTTCAGCCAATGACGATAACATTGTGTGGGTATGCCATGCGCTGACGGGTAGTGCCAATGCCGCCGAATGGTGGGACGGCCTGGTAGGTGCAAATACCCATTTCGATCCGTCCCGGCATTTCATCGTGTGTGCCAATGTGCTGGGCTCTGCTTACGGCTCTACGGGGCCGCTTTCCATCAATCCATTGACGCAGCAACCCTACTACCACGATTTCCCTACCCTGACGGTACGCGATGTGGTAGCTGCCCTGGACCTACTGCGCCAGGAATTGGAAATTGAGCGCATTAGCGTGTGTTTGGGCGGTTCTTTGGGCGGACAGCAGTCGCTGGAATGGGCTATTCAGGAACCCGATTTATTTGATGAGCTGATTCTGATCGCTTCTAACGCCGTACATTCTTCCTGGGGCATTGCCTTCAATGAATCACAACGGATGGCTATTCAGGCTGATGCAAGTTGGACGCAAGCTTCGCCCGAAGCGGGCATGCTGGGCATGAGCGCGGCGCGGTCCATCGCATTGCTGTCCTACCGTAACTACGACACCTACAATTTCACGCAGGCGCGCGACAACCCCGACCAGATCGATGAGTTTCGGGCGTCATCGTACCAGCGGTACCAGGGCGAAAAATTCATGAAGCGATTCAACGCGTTTTCCTATTGGGTGCTGTCCAAAGTCATGGACTCACACAATGTAGGGCGTAACCGGGGCGGCATCGTCAATGCTCTGGGTATGGTGAAAGCCCGTACGCTGGTGTTGGGCATCAAATCGGATATGTTGTTTCCGACAGTGGAACAGCAGTTCCAGGCGCGCCACATTCCCGATGCCGAGTACCAGGAAATTGACTCACTCTACGGGCACGACGGTTTTCTGATCGAATACAAGCAACTCACCCAAGTCATCCGGGCGTGGCAGGAAAACAAGGGTACCCTGGAGATGGCTTAG
- a CDS encoding S66 peptidase family protein: MTLSLLLPPYLQPGDTVGVLAPASKVSYDDCVAGLHVLRNEWHLNVVECPTLWSEYYQYSGTDQQRRDDMQSLLDNPDVKAILAARGGYGCSRIVDDLDFTAFEQSPKWLVGFSDLTALLAHLGTLGYASIHGPMVKTMAHEGGEQALESLRKALFGESMAYSVPAHPLNRPGIADGLVMGGNLCLLAHLVGSSSEVDTQGTLLFIEDINEYLYNIDRMMIQLKRAGKLQNLAGLIVGQFTEVRDNSDPAFGKTAYEIIADHTQEYSFPICFDFPVGHVADNRALPVGLMATLDVSEYGGQLRYPTNS, from the coding sequence ATGACCCTATCCCTCCTTCTCCCTCCTTATCTACAGCCTGGCGATACCGTGGGTGTGCTGGCTCCGGCGAGTAAAGTCAGCTATGACGATTGTGTCGCCGGACTCCATGTTTTAAGGAACGAGTGGCACCTGAATGTGGTCGAATGCCCGACACTCTGGAGCGAGTACTACCAGTATTCAGGTACCGATCAGCAACGCCGCGACGATATGCAAAGCCTGCTGGACAATCCTGATGTAAAGGCCATTCTGGCGGCGCGGGGCGGCTATGGCTGTTCGAGAATAGTAGATGATCTGGATTTTACAGCTTTCGAGCAATCGCCCAAATGGCTGGTTGGTTTCAGTGATCTGACTGCGCTGTTGGCTCACCTGGGTACCCTTGGTTACGCGAGCATCCACGGCCCTATGGTGAAGACAATGGCTCATGAAGGCGGCGAGCAGGCGCTGGAATCGCTTCGAAAAGCTCTTTTTGGCGAAAGTATGGCTTATTCGGTTCCTGCACATCCACTCAATCGGCCAGGAATCGCTGACGGATTAGTCATGGGGGGCAATCTGTGTCTACTGGCTCATTTGGTTGGGTCGAGTTCGGAGGTTGACACACAAGGTACCCTCCTGTTCATCGAGGACATCAATGAGTACCTTTACAACATCGATCGCATGATGATCCAGCTTAAGCGCGCCGGAAAACTCCAAAATCTGGCGGGATTGATCGTGGGTCAGTTTACCGAAGTGCGCGATAATTCGGATCCGGCTTTTGGAAAAACTGCCTACGAAATCATAGCGGACCATACCCAGGAGTACAGCTTTCCCATCTGTTTCGATTTTCCAGTCGGCCATGTGGCCGACAACCGGGCTCTGCCGGTAGGTCTTATGGCTACCCTGGATGTGAGCGAGTACGGCGGGCAGCTACGGTACCCAACAAATTCATAA